Proteins from one bacterium genomic window:
- a CDS encoding MFS transporter — MNAFSAVIIAGMLSRLGYQMARSPVLPRFAQDLGASPELLGVIFAASTITGIFVKLPAGALSDVLGKKRMMLLGGLFFALPPFLYPFVKTAGALLLLRFLHGFATAIFAPVASAYVADLAQEGRGAKLGWFASANDVGATVGPMVGGMVLFYTASYDAAFLIVGALGIATLLMVVFLPAPPVHSKMSPGPSGSRWNGFRDGILEVISSPPIVIASTLESIMYVGYGAFLGFIPVYAKAASLNDARITAVLGAQLATAMAAKPLAGWTSDRVGRKPVIVIGLLLCAAALPLIFQMKNFALLVVLSALLGLGVASVTPVTTALVADLVKTGRMGSAMGVFGTIWDIGESAGPILAGFLIVRAGYGSAFSIISLLMVLAAGVFAFTVSDPAKTKA; from the coding sequence GTGAACGCATTCTCGGCCGTCATCATCGCGGGGATGCTCTCCCGCCTCGGCTATCAGATGGCGAGGAGCCCGGTGCTCCCACGTTTCGCCCAGGACCTGGGCGCCTCGCCCGAGCTGCTCGGCGTGATCTTCGCCGCCTCGACGATCACGGGGATTTTCGTCAAGCTGCCTGCAGGCGCCCTTTCGGACGTTCTCGGCAAAAAGCGCATGATGCTCCTGGGCGGCCTGTTCTTCGCGCTTCCGCCCTTTTTGTATCCATTCGTGAAAACGGCGGGCGCACTGTTGCTTTTGCGGTTCCTCCACGGCTTCGCGACCGCCATCTTCGCCCCGGTGGCCTCGGCCTATGTGGCGGACCTGGCGCAGGAAGGGCGCGGCGCAAAGCTGGGCTGGTTCGCCTCGGCGAACGACGTGGGCGCCACCGTGGGCCCGATGGTCGGGGGAATGGTCCTGTTCTACACGGCCAGCTACGACGCGGCGTTTTTGATCGTGGGAGCCCTGGGCATCGCCACGCTCTTGATGGTCGTGTTCTTGCCGGCCCCCCCTGTGCATTCAAAAATGAGCCCCGGCCCGTCCGGGTCCCGCTGGAACGGGTTCCGCGACGGGATCCTCGAAGTCATATCGAGCCCGCCCATCGTGATCGCCTCCACCCTGGAGTCGATCATGTATGTCGGCTATGGCGCGTTCTTGGGGTTCATCCCGGTTTACGCGAAGGCGGCCTCGCTCAACGACGCCCGGATCACGGCCGTGCTCGGGGCGCAGCTTGCCACGGCGATGGCGGCCAAGCCCCTGGCGGGATGGACCTCCGACCGGGTCGGGCGAAAACCCGTTATCGTCATCGGCTTGTTGCTCTGCGCCGCCGCGCTGCCCCTCATCTTTCAAATGAAGAACTTCGCCCTGCTCGTCGTCCTCTCCGCCCTGCTCGGCCTCGGCGTCGCCTCGGTCACCCCGGTGACGACAGCCCTGGTGGCCGACCTGGTGAAAACCGGGCGCATGGGCTCGGCGATGGGCGTGTTCGGCACCATCTGGGACATCGGCGAGTCGGCGGGGCCCATCCTCGCCGGTTTTCTCATCGTGCGCGCGGGCTACGGTTCGGCCTTCTCCATCATCTCGCTGCTCATGGTCCTCGCCGCGGGGGTATTTGCCTTCACGGTGAGCGATCCGGCGAAGACCAAGGCATAA